The following proteins are encoded in a genomic region of bacterium:
- the prmC gene encoding peptide chain release factor N(5)-glutamine methyltransferase: MPEALKSVRELIQATAAFFEKRGIDSARLNAERLLGHVLGLARIDLYVNHDRPLAPGEIDRYRELVRQRAAGVPLQTLLGETEFYGRAFQVEAGVFIPRPETERLVEAAVRLLTGGTSSWLAPLALEIGCGTGVVGCSLAAEMPRLRVHASEIDPRAAALARANARRLGVAARVEVHEGPWCEPFPPALRGQAHLLVSNPPYVRRGDLAGLPREVSAHDPVAALDGGPDGLDAYRVIASEAPGWLLPGGWIALEIGEDQALDVTGLLKDAGFSSLTVKKDYCDRDRVVTGRM, encoded by the coding sequence GTGCCCGAAGCCCTCAAGAGCGTGCGCGAGCTCATCCAGGCGACCGCCGCCTTCTTCGAGAAGCGCGGCATCGATTCCGCGCGACTGAACGCCGAGCGCCTGCTGGGGCACGTGCTGGGGCTCGCGCGCATCGACCTCTACGTCAACCACGACCGGCCCCTGGCTCCCGGGGAGATCGACCGCTACCGCGAGCTGGTCCGGCAGCGCGCCGCGGGCGTGCCGCTGCAGACGCTGCTGGGGGAGACCGAGTTCTACGGGCGCGCCTTCCAGGTGGAGGCGGGGGTGTTCATCCCGCGACCCGAGACCGAGCGCCTGGTGGAGGCCGCCGTGCGGCTGCTGACCGGGGGCACGAGCAGCTGGCTGGCGCCCCTGGCGCTGGAGATCGGCTGCGGCACCGGCGTGGTGGGCTGCTCGCTGGCGGCGGAGATGCCGCGGCTGCGCGTCCACGCCTCGGAGATCGACCCGCGGGCGGCGGCCCTGGCCCGCGCCAACGCGCGCCGGCTGGGGGTGGCCGCGCGGGTCGAGGTGCACGAGGGGCCCTGGTGCGAGCCGTTCCCGCCCGCCCTGCGCGGGCAGGCCCACCTGCTGGTCAGCAACCCGCCGTACGTGCGCCGCGGCGACTTGGCCGGGCTGCCGCGCGAGGTGTCCGCACACGACCCGGTCGCGGCGCTGGACGGCGGTCCCGACGGGCTGGATGCCTACCGCGTGATCGCGAGCGAGGCGCCGGGCTGGCTGCTGCCGGGCGGGTGGATCGCGCTTGAAATCGGCGAGGATCAGGCGTTGGATGTGACCGGGCTGCTGAAGGATGCGGGGTTCTCGTCCCTGACAGTGAAGAAGGACTACTGCGACCGCGACCGGGTCGTGACCGGCCGGATGTAG